One region of Oryza sativa Japonica Group chromosome 10, ASM3414082v1 genomic DNA includes:
- the LOC4348564 gene encoding tyrosine decarboxylase 1, which yields MGSLPLDALQPLDPDTFAADSSAVVDFLAGYYRDVDKYPVRAADLEPGRLRRLLPEAAPEFGEPAERILADVRRDVLPGLTHWQSPSFFAYFPMNASAAGFAGEMLSVGLNVVPFMWVASPAAVELEAVVVDWMARLVGLPDRFLFSGSGGGGGGGGGGVLQGSTCEAVVCTLAAARDRALGRIGHEGIVKLVVYASDQTHATFQKGARLVGITPANFRVVPTAAASGYALTGAAVRAAVEGDVARGLVPLYLCATVGTTGIGAVDPVRELGEVARRHGMWLHVDAAYAGSAAICPEYQGYLDGAELADSVSMNPHKWFLTNMDCCCLWVASPAALTAALSTDPEYLKNAGGGKPQAAAGAGAIDYKDWQISLSRRFRAMKLWFVLRRYGAAGMRAHIRRHVAMAEWFERAVSADERFEVVAKRRFSLVCFRLRGGGGGGDAMNRELLAAVNASGRAFMTHFVVEGKFVIRLAVGGAMTEMRHVGDAWELVQRTAEQLLQRRGTRKNEDENPLPW from the exons ATGGGTAGCTTGCCACTCGACGCGCTCCAGCCACTGGACCCGGACACCTTCGCCGCCGactcctccgccgtcgtcgactTCCTCGCCGGCTACTACCGCGACGTCGACAAGTACcccgtccgcgccgccgacctcgagCCTGGCCGCCTCCGCAGGCTCCTCCCGGAGGCCGCGCCGGAGTTCGGGGAGCCGGCGGAGCGGATCCTCGCTGACGTGCGCCGCGACGTGCTCCCGGGGCTCACGCACTGGCAGAGCCCCAGCTTCTTCGCCTACTTCCCGATGAACGCCAGCGCCGCCGGGTTCGCCGGCGAGATGCTCTCCGTGGGGCTCAACGTCGTGCCGTTCATGTGGGTTGCGTCGCCGGCTGCCGTGGAGCTGGAGGCCGTCGTGGTGGACTGGATGGCTAGGCTGGTGGGCTTGCCTGATCGCTTCCtcttctccggctccggcggcggcggcggcggcggtggcggtggtgttCTGCAGGGGAGCACCTGCGAGGCCGTGGTGtgcacgctcgccgccgcgcgggaCCGCGCGCTGGGGAGGATTGGGCACGAGGGCATCGTGAAGCTGGTGGTGTACGCCTCCGACCAGACGCACGCCACGTTCCAGAAGGGCGCGCGGCTGGTCGGCATCACGCCGGCGAACTTCCGCGTCgtcccgacggcggcggcgtcggggtaCGCGCTGAcgggcgccgccgtgcgcgccgcgGTGGAGGGCGACGTGGCGCGCGGGCTGGTCCCGCTGTACCTGTGCGCCACTGTGGGCACCACGGGGATcggcgccgtcgaccccgtccgcgaGCTCGGCGAGGTGGCGCGCCGCCACGGCATGTGGCTCCACGTCGACGCCGCGTACGCCGGCAGCGCGGCGATCTGCCCGGAGTACCAGGGCTACCTCGAcggcgccgagctcgccgacTCGGTGAGCATGAACCCGCACAAGTGGTTCCTCACCAACATGGACTGCTGCTGCCTCTGGGTGGCGAGCCCCGCCGCGCTCACCGCCGCGCTGTCCACCGACCCGGAGTACCTCAAGAACGCCGGCGGCGGGAAGccccaggccgccgccggcgccggcgccatcgaCTACAAGGACTGGCAGATCTCGCTGTCGCGGCGGTTCCGCGCCATGAAGCTCTGGTTCGTGCTGCGGCGGTACGGCGCTGCGGGCATGCGCGCGCACATCCGGCGCCACGTCGCCATGGCCGAGTGGTTCGAGCGCGCGGTGAGCGCCGACGAGCGGTTCGAGGTGGTGGCGAAGAGGAGGTTCTCCCTCGTGTGCttccgcctccgcggcggcggcggcggcggcgacgcgatgaACCGCGAGCTCCTGGCGGCGGTGAACGCGAGCGGGCGGGCGTTCATGACGCACTTCGTGGTGGAGGGCAAGTTCGTGATCcggctcgccgtcggcggcgccatGACGGAGATGAGGCATGTCGGCGACGCGTGGGAGCTGGTGCAGCGCACGGCGGAGCAGCTGCTGCAGCGCCG GGGGACACGTAAAAACGAGGATGAAAATCCACTTCCCTGGTAG